A window of Carassius carassius chromosome 44, fCarCar2.1, whole genome shotgun sequence contains these coding sequences:
- the LOC132126740 gene encoding neurofascin-like isoform X6 yields MWTQERCAALAVLSIILLLSKVVAPIEVPLDPKIQQELKQPPTIVKQSLKDYIVDPRDNIIIECEAKGTSLPTFQWRRNGKFFNVGKDPRVTMRSRSGTLEIRSSGKPEDYEGEYQCFASNDFGTAISNKILLRVSKSPLWPKEVLEPVVVREGVSLVLPCNPPPGLPPPETFWMDSSIMPIKQDNRVSMGLNGDLFFSNVLAKDANTDYSCNARFEFTHTIQQKNPYTLKVITTRNVPETQPTFLSPKGLSSSKTVLRGEQLLLECIAAGVPSPDISWIKKGADLPSKKVKIENFGKTLRLLNVSEEDSGDYVCMASNKIGSIRHSVEVQVKAAPYWLDKPTNLVLAPEENGRLVCRARGNPKPTIQWLMNGEPIESSLPNPNRQVLGDTILFHSVQIGSTAVYQCNASNEHGYLLANAFVNILDMAPRMLGPKNQLIKVIENNRTFLDCPFFGSPFPLLRWFKNGLGSGLDGGQYKLYNNGTLEIKQARPEDQGTYTCVASNILGKMENQVRLEVKEPTRIVRAPEHVTQAKGTTVRFDCRVKHDPSLAATVTWLKDDKPLNLNLINRFRKDDETLTIYNVNPEDAGTYTCTAKTEIDENSASARLIVTEDDISSASNRSAFAGRPDPPQDLELSDPSARSVRLTWVPGNENNSPVTHFLVQFEEDKWEPGKWQNLSIFGGNLNSVNLQLSPFVNYQFRVIAINAVGQSQPSLPSARYQTSGAPPDVVPSGLKGWGSKKNNMEITWQALKSTERNGLNLRYMVSWRRKDTEEEWNNITTTRTKHIIHNTDTYVPFEIKIKAINDFGHSPESNIVIGYSGEDKPSAAPTDLRVSKINSTKVNVHWVAVDPSTVNGEFKEYKLYYWREASLIKGLKVNKTKLHKGFFTTAEQPSGILTDLFPYSKYKIYMVVANREYEGPQSNTVEFYTKEGEPGAPKYFRIQRHTGVVHLKWDKPLEPNGVLIGYTLEYHTVNGTQEGERKVEHFQPNVTEYIMNLPNRFTRFKFYLAARTQVGAGEVYAVESPHFTNEGTPDTDSTVVAVNFTDALMFETPPPPPPLSTDPIPTILTPEPTTPAPTTAAPPKPTTTTTTTTTTTTTTTTTTTTASTAVLPVRPMSPKTVDWKMLAPNVKIWNLTVDANNDYANVSWKHNFSVDSSEFVLEFTLDSNGSMKSIQVNHQPPIKLAGLVAGAKYRLRVYSHEHNSISSDYVTFETGRAYKEQEDIATQGWFIGLMCAVALLVLILLIVCFIKRSRGGKYAVREKKDLPLDNVDHKDQDGSFDYPNENRSLERESSDEDNKPLQGSQTSLDGNVKESDDSLVDYGEGGDGQFNEDGSFIGQYTVKKDKEETEGNESSEATSPVNAIYSLA; encoded by the exons ATGTGGACGCAGGAGCGGTGTGCGGCACTGGCAGTGTTGTCAATAATCTTGCTGCTGTCAAAGGTGGTGGCTCCAATCGAAGTCCCACTGGACc CAAAGATCCAGCAAGAGC TCAAACAGCCCCCCACCATTGTGAAGCAGTCACTAAAGGACTACATTGTGGACCCCAGAGATAACATCATCATTGAATGCGAGGCCAAGGGGACTTCATTGCCAAC GTTTCAGTGGCGGAGGAATGGGAAGTTCTTTAACGTGGGGAAGGACCCGCGGGTGACCATGCGGAGTCGCTCCGGAACACTGGAGATCAGAAGCAGCGGGAAACCGGAAGATTATGAAGGAGAGTACCAGTGCTTTGCCTCCAATGACTTTGGCACGGCGATTTCCAACAAAATCCTACTACGAGTGTCAA AGTCTCCACTGTGGCCAAAGGAGGTTCTGGAGCCAGTGGTTGTGCGTGAGGGGGTATCACTCGTCCTGCCCTGCAACCCTCCTCCTGGTCTCCCTCCTCCTGAAACCTTCTGGATGGACAGCT CCATTATGCCCATAAAACAGGACAACAGGGTGTCAATGGGCTTGAACGGTGACTTGTTCTTCTCTAATGTTTTGGCTAAAGATGCCAACACTGACTACAGCTGCAACGCTCGCTTCGAGTTCACACACACCATTCAACAGAAGAACCCCTACACCCTTAAAGTGATAACAA cACGTAATGTACCAGAAACCCAGCCTACCTTTCTGTCTCCAAAGGGCTTGTCCAGCTCCAAGACAGTGCTTCGAGGGGAACAGCTTCTTCTGGAGTGTATAGCAGCTGGAGT CCCATCTCCTGACATTAGTTGGATTAAAAAAGGAGCAGACCTCCCATCTAAAAAAGTCAAGATTGAGAATTTCGGTAAAACGTTACGCCTCCTCAATGTGTCTGAGGAGGACTCTGGTGACTACGTCTGCATGGCCAGTAACAAAATAGGCAGCATTCGCCATTCTGTTGAAGTCCAGGTTAAAG CTGCTCCCTATTGGCTAGATAAGCCCACCAATCTGGTGCTTGCCCCTGAAGAGAATGGACGATTAGTGTGTCGTGCCAGAGGGAACCCTAAACCCACTATCCAATGGCTTATGAATGGGGAACCTATTGAAA GTTCACTGCCCAACCCAAACCGCCAAGTTCTTGGTGACACAATCCTGTTCCATTCAGTCCAGATAGGCAGCACCGCAGTTTACCAATGTAACGCCTCCAATGAACATGGTTATCTATTGGCCAATGCGTTTGTCAACATCCTTG ACATGGCACCACGGATGCTAGGTCCAAAGAACCAGCTGATCAAAGTCATTGAAAACAACAGGACCTTCCTTGACTGCCCTTTCTTTGGCTCACCGTTTCCTTTACTGCGCTG GTTCAAGAATGGCCTAGGCAGTGGTCTGGATGGTGGTCAGTACAAGTTGTACAACAACGGTACTTTGGAGATTAAACAAGCCCGGCCAGAAGACCAAGGCACCTACACTTGTGTTGCCAGTAACATTCTGGGCAAGATGGAGAATCAGGTGCGCCTGGAGGTTAAAG AGCCCACGAGAATAGTGCGGGCACCTGAACATGTCACACAGGCCAAAGGAACCACGGTTCGCTTTGATTGTCGAGTTAAACATGATCCCTCCCTTGCTGCTACGGTCACATGGCTAAAAGATGACAAGCCTCTAAACCTTAACTTGAT CAACCGGTTCAGAAAGGATGATGAGACTTTGACTATTTACAATGTCAATCCAGAAGATGCAGGAACCTACACATGCACTGCCAAAACTGAGATAGATGAGAACTCTGCCTCAGCTCGCCTTATAGTTACAG AGGATGACATCTCGTCTGCCTCAAATCGCAGTGCCTTTGCAG GTCGACCCGACCCCCCTCAGGATCTTGAGCTCTCTGACCCTTCAGCACGTAGTGTTAGACTCACCTGGGTGCCTGGGAATGAAAACAACAGTCCTGTTACGC ATTTCCTTGTGCAGTTTGAAGAGGACAAGTGGGAGCCGGGGAAGTGGCAGAACCTCTCTATATTTGGTGGCAACCTAAACTCAGTCAACCTGCAACTGTCACCCTTTGTCAACTACCAGTTCAGAGTGATTGCAATCAATGCTGTGGGCCAGAGTCAACCCAGCCTACCCTCTGCCCGCTATCAGACCAGTGGAGCCC CTCCTGATGTTGTGCCGAGTGGTCTTAAAGGCTGGGGAAGCAAGAAGAACAACATGGAGATCACATGGCAG GCACTTAAGAGCACAGAAAGGAATGGGTTAAACCTGCGATACATGGTCTCATGGAGAAGGAAGGACACTGAGGAAGAGTGGAATAACATAACCACAACCAGAACGAAGCACATTATTCATAATACAGACACCTATGTCCCATTTGAGATCAAAATAAAGGCCATCAATGACTTTGGACACAGCCCTGAGTCAAACATAGTCATTGGTTATTCTGGGGAAGACA AACCATCCGCTGCACCAACAGACCTCCGGGTGTCGAAGATCAACAGCACCAAAGTGAATGTACACTGGGTGGCTGTGGACCCCAGCACTGTGAACGGAGAGTTTAAAGAGTACAAG TTGTACTACTGGCGGGAAGCCAGCCTCATTAAGGGCCTGAAAGTGAACAAGACAAAGTTGCATAAAGGCTTCTTCACCACGGCAGAACAGCCCTCTGGCATCCTGACAGACCTTTTTCCATATAGCAAATACAAGATATACATGGTGGTGGCTAACAGAGAATATGAGGGACCACAAAGCAACACTGTGGAGTTCTACACCAAGGAGGGAG AGCCAGGGGCTCCAAAGTACTTTAGGATTCAGAGGCACACAGGTGTGGTTCACCTGAAGTGGGACAAGCCTCTGGAGCCGAACGGTGTCCTGATAGGATACACACTTGAATACCACACAG TGAATGGCACACAGGAGGGAGAGAGGAAGGTCGAGCATTTTCAACCCAACGTGACAGAGTACATCATGAATCTACCTAACCGCTTCACACGGTTCAAGTTCTACCTTGCAGCCCGCACACAGGTCGGAGCAGGAGAAGTGTACGCCGTGGAGTCACCACATTTCACTAATGAAG GCACCCCAGATACTGACTCTACAGTTGTAG CCGTTAACTTTACGGATGCCTTGATGTTCGaaactcctcctcctccccctcccctCTCCACCGACCCAATCCCAACAATACTTACCCCAGAACCAACCACACCAGCCCCTACAACTGCTGCTCCGCCCAAACCTACTACTACTACCACTACTACCACTACAACTACCACAACTACTACCACCACTACTACAACAGCTTCCACTGCGGTTCTTCCTGTTCGGCCCATGTCTCCTAAAACAGTGGATTGGAAAATGCTGG CCCCGAATGTAAAGATCTGGAATCTGACCGTGGATGCTAACAATGACTATGCTAACGTCAGCTGGAAGCACAACTTCTCCGTTGACAGCAGCGAGTTTGTGCTAGAGTTCACACTGGACA GTAATGGGTCGATGAAAAGCATACAAGTAAACCACCAGCCTCCCATTAAGCTGGCTGGGCTGGTGGCTGGGGCCAAGTATCGGTTGCGGGTGTATTCCCATGAGCACAACTCCATCAGCAGCGACTATGTCACGTTCGAGACAGGCAGAG CCTACAAGGAGCAGGAAGACATTGCTACTCAGGGCTGGTTCATTGGGTTGATGTGTGCAGTCGCTCTATTGGTTCTCATCCTGCTCATCGTTTGTTTCATCAAGAGGAGTCGTGGAGGAAAATATGCAG tgagagaaaagaaagaccTCCCCTTAGATAATGTTGACCATAAAGACCAAGATGGTTCATTTGACTATCC
- the LOC132126740 gene encoding neurofascin-like isoform X4, producing the protein MWTQERCAALAVLSIILLLSKVVAPIEVPLDPKIQQELKQPPTIVKQSLKDYIVDPRDNIIIECEAKGTSLPTFQWRRNGKFFNVGKDPRVTMRSRSGTLEIRSSGKPEDYEGEYQCFASNDFGTAISNKILLRVSKSPLWPKEVLEPVVVREGVSLVLPCNPPPGLPPPETFWMDSSIMPIKQDNRVSMGLNGDLFFSNVLAKDANTDYSCNARFEFTHTIQQKNPYTLKVITKECYNDTFLNSTDLYGARNVPETQPTFLSPKGLSSSKTVLRGEQLLLECIAAGVPSPDISWIKKGADLPSKKVKIENFGKTLRLLNVSEEDSGDYVCMASNKIGSIRHSVEVQVKAAPYWLDKPTNLVLAPEENGRLVCRARGNPKPTIQWLMNGEPIESSLPNPNRQVLGDTILFHSVQIGSTAVYQCNASNEHGYLLANAFVNILDMAPRMLGPKNQLIKVIENNRTFLDCPFFGSPFPLLRWFKNGLGSGLDGGQYKLYNNGTLEIKQARPEDQGTYTCVASNILGKMENQVRLEVKEPTRIVRAPEHVTQAKGTTVRFDCRVKHDPSLAATVTWLKDDKPLNLNLINRFRKDDETLTIYNVNPEDAGTYTCTAKTEIDENSASARLIVTEDDISSASNRSAFAGRPDPPQDLELSDPSARSVRLTWVPGNENNSPVTHFLVQFEEDKWEPGKWQNLSIFGGNLNSVNLQLSPFVNYQFRVIAINAVGQSQPSLPSARYQTSGAPPDVVPSGLKGWGSKKNNMEITWQALKSTERNGLNLRYMVSWRRKDTEEEWNNITTTRTKHIIHNTDTYVPFEIKIKAINDFGHSPESNIVIGYSGEDKPSAAPTDLRVSKINSTKVNVHWVAVDPSTVNGEFKEYKLYYWREASLIKGLKVNKTKLHKGFFTTAEQPSGILTDLFPYSKYKIYMVVANREYEGPQSNTVEFYTKEGEPGAPKYFRIQRHTGVVHLKWDKPLEPNGVLIGYTLEYHTVNGTQEGERKVEHFQPNVTEYIMNLPNRFTRFKFYLAARTQVGAGEVYAVESPHFTNEAYKEQEDIATQGWFIGLMCAVALLVLILLIVCFIKRSRGGKYAVREKKDLPLDNVDHKDQDGSFDYPSDEDNKPLQGSQTSLDGNVKESDDSLVDYGEGGDGQFNEDGSFIGQYTVKKDKEETEGNESSEATSPVNAIYSLA; encoded by the exons ATGTGGACGCAGGAGCGGTGTGCGGCACTGGCAGTGTTGTCAATAATCTTGCTGCTGTCAAAGGTGGTGGCTCCAATCGAAGTCCCACTGGACc CAAAGATCCAGCAAGAGC TCAAACAGCCCCCCACCATTGTGAAGCAGTCACTAAAGGACTACATTGTGGACCCCAGAGATAACATCATCATTGAATGCGAGGCCAAGGGGACTTCATTGCCAAC GTTTCAGTGGCGGAGGAATGGGAAGTTCTTTAACGTGGGGAAGGACCCGCGGGTGACCATGCGGAGTCGCTCCGGAACACTGGAGATCAGAAGCAGCGGGAAACCGGAAGATTATGAAGGAGAGTACCAGTGCTTTGCCTCCAATGACTTTGGCACGGCGATTTCCAACAAAATCCTACTACGAGTGTCAA AGTCTCCACTGTGGCCAAAGGAGGTTCTGGAGCCAGTGGTTGTGCGTGAGGGGGTATCACTCGTCCTGCCCTGCAACCCTCCTCCTGGTCTCCCTCCTCCTGAAACCTTCTGGATGGACAGCT CCATTATGCCCATAAAACAGGACAACAGGGTGTCAATGGGCTTGAACGGTGACTTGTTCTTCTCTAATGTTTTGGCTAAAGATGCCAACACTGACTACAGCTGCAACGCTCGCTTCGAGTTCACACACACCATTCAACAGAAGAACCCCTACACCCTTAAAGTGATAACAA AGGAATGTTATAATGACACGTTTCTGAACTCCACTGATCTGTATGGTG cACGTAATGTACCAGAAACCCAGCCTACCTTTCTGTCTCCAAAGGGCTTGTCCAGCTCCAAGACAGTGCTTCGAGGGGAACAGCTTCTTCTGGAGTGTATAGCAGCTGGAGT CCCATCTCCTGACATTAGTTGGATTAAAAAAGGAGCAGACCTCCCATCTAAAAAAGTCAAGATTGAGAATTTCGGTAAAACGTTACGCCTCCTCAATGTGTCTGAGGAGGACTCTGGTGACTACGTCTGCATGGCCAGTAACAAAATAGGCAGCATTCGCCATTCTGTTGAAGTCCAGGTTAAAG CTGCTCCCTATTGGCTAGATAAGCCCACCAATCTGGTGCTTGCCCCTGAAGAGAATGGACGATTAGTGTGTCGTGCCAGAGGGAACCCTAAACCCACTATCCAATGGCTTATGAATGGGGAACCTATTGAAA GTTCACTGCCCAACCCAAACCGCCAAGTTCTTGGTGACACAATCCTGTTCCATTCAGTCCAGATAGGCAGCACCGCAGTTTACCAATGTAACGCCTCCAATGAACATGGTTATCTATTGGCCAATGCGTTTGTCAACATCCTTG ACATGGCACCACGGATGCTAGGTCCAAAGAACCAGCTGATCAAAGTCATTGAAAACAACAGGACCTTCCTTGACTGCCCTTTCTTTGGCTCACCGTTTCCTTTACTGCGCTG GTTCAAGAATGGCCTAGGCAGTGGTCTGGATGGTGGTCAGTACAAGTTGTACAACAACGGTACTTTGGAGATTAAACAAGCCCGGCCAGAAGACCAAGGCACCTACACTTGTGTTGCCAGTAACATTCTGGGCAAGATGGAGAATCAGGTGCGCCTGGAGGTTAAAG AGCCCACGAGAATAGTGCGGGCACCTGAACATGTCACACAGGCCAAAGGAACCACGGTTCGCTTTGATTGTCGAGTTAAACATGATCCCTCCCTTGCTGCTACGGTCACATGGCTAAAAGATGACAAGCCTCTAAACCTTAACTTGAT CAACCGGTTCAGAAAGGATGATGAGACTTTGACTATTTACAATGTCAATCCAGAAGATGCAGGAACCTACACATGCACTGCCAAAACTGAGATAGATGAGAACTCTGCCTCAGCTCGCCTTATAGTTACAG AGGATGACATCTCGTCTGCCTCAAATCGCAGTGCCTTTGCAG GTCGACCCGACCCCCCTCAGGATCTTGAGCTCTCTGACCCTTCAGCACGTAGTGTTAGACTCACCTGGGTGCCTGGGAATGAAAACAACAGTCCTGTTACGC ATTTCCTTGTGCAGTTTGAAGAGGACAAGTGGGAGCCGGGGAAGTGGCAGAACCTCTCTATATTTGGTGGCAACCTAAACTCAGTCAACCTGCAACTGTCACCCTTTGTCAACTACCAGTTCAGAGTGATTGCAATCAATGCTGTGGGCCAGAGTCAACCCAGCCTACCCTCTGCCCGCTATCAGACCAGTGGAGCCC CTCCTGATGTTGTGCCGAGTGGTCTTAAAGGCTGGGGAAGCAAGAAGAACAACATGGAGATCACATGGCAG GCACTTAAGAGCACAGAAAGGAATGGGTTAAACCTGCGATACATGGTCTCATGGAGAAGGAAGGACACTGAGGAAGAGTGGAATAACATAACCACAACCAGAACGAAGCACATTATTCATAATACAGACACCTATGTCCCATTTGAGATCAAAATAAAGGCCATCAATGACTTTGGACACAGCCCTGAGTCAAACATAGTCATTGGTTATTCTGGGGAAGACA AACCATCCGCTGCACCAACAGACCTCCGGGTGTCGAAGATCAACAGCACCAAAGTGAATGTACACTGGGTGGCTGTGGACCCCAGCACTGTGAACGGAGAGTTTAAAGAGTACAAG TTGTACTACTGGCGGGAAGCCAGCCTCATTAAGGGCCTGAAAGTGAACAAGACAAAGTTGCATAAAGGCTTCTTCACCACGGCAGAACAGCCCTCTGGCATCCTGACAGACCTTTTTCCATATAGCAAATACAAGATATACATGGTGGTGGCTAACAGAGAATATGAGGGACCACAAAGCAACACTGTGGAGTTCTACACCAAGGAGGGAG AGCCAGGGGCTCCAAAGTACTTTAGGATTCAGAGGCACACAGGTGTGGTTCACCTGAAGTGGGACAAGCCTCTGGAGCCGAACGGTGTCCTGATAGGATACACACTTGAATACCACACAG TGAATGGCACACAGGAGGGAGAGAGGAAGGTCGAGCATTTTCAACCCAACGTGACAGAGTACATCATGAATCTACCTAACCGCTTCACACGGTTCAAGTTCTACCTTGCAGCCCGCACACAGGTCGGAGCAGGAGAAGTGTACGCCGTGGAGTCACCACATTTCACTAATGAAG CCTACAAGGAGCAGGAAGACATTGCTACTCAGGGCTGGTTCATTGGGTTGATGTGTGCAGTCGCTCTATTGGTTCTCATCCTGCTCATCGTTTGTTTCATCAAGAGGAGTCGTGGAGGAAAATATGCAG tgagagaaaagaaagaccTCCCCTTAGATAATGTTGACCATAAAGACCAAGATGGTTCATTTGACTATCC
- the LOC132126740 gene encoding neurofascin-like isoform X5, translated as MWTQERCAALAVLSIILLLSKVVAPIEVPLDPKIQQELKQPPTIVKQSLKDYIVDPRDNIIIECEAKGTSLPTFQWRRNGKFFNVGKDPRVTMRSRSGTLEIRSSGKPEDYEGEYQCFASNDFGTAISNKILLRVSKSPLWPKEVLEPVVVREGVSLVLPCNPPPGLPPPETFWMDSSIMPIKQDNRVSMGLNGDLFFSNVLAKDANTDYSCNARFEFTHTIQQKNPYTLKVITKECYNDTFLNSTDLYGARNVPETQPTFLSPKGLSSSKTVLRGEQLLLECIAAGVPSPDISWIKKGADLPSKKVKIENFGKTLRLLNVSEEDSGDYVCMASNKIGSIRHSVEVQVKAAPYWLDKPTNLVLAPEENGRLVCRARGNPKPTIQWLMNGEPIESSLPNPNRQVLGDTILFHSVQIGSTAVYQCNASNEHGYLLANAFVNILDMAPRMLGPKNQLIKVIENNRTFLDCPFFGSPFPLLRWFKNGLGSGLDGGQYKLYNNGTLEIKQARPEDQGTYTCVASNILGKMENQVRLEVKEPTRIVRAPEHVTQAKGTTVRFDCRVKHDPSLAATVTWLKDDKPLNLNLINRFRKDDETLTIYNVNPEDAGTYTCTAKTEIDENSASARLIVTGRPDPPQDLELSDPSARSVRLTWVPGNENNSPVTHFLVQFEEDKWEPGKWQNLSIFGGNLNSVNLQLSPFVNYQFRVIAINAVGQSQPSLPSARYQTSGAPPDVVPSGLKGWGSKKNNMEITWQALKSTERNGLNLRYMVSWRRKDTEEEWNNITTTRTKHIIHNTDTYVPFEIKIKAINDFGHSPESNIVIGYSGEDKPSAAPTDLRVSKINSTKVNVHWVAVDPSTVNGEFKEYKLYYWREASLIKGLKVNKTKLHKGFFTTAEQPSGILTDLFPYSKYKIYMVVANREYEGPQSNTVEFYTKEGEPGAPKYFRIQRHTGVVHLKWDKPLEPNGVLIGYTLEYHTVNGTQEGERKVEHFQPNVTEYIMNLPNRFTRFKFYLAARTQVGAGEVYAVESPHFTNEAYKEQEDIATQGWFIGLMCAVALLVLILLIVCFIKRSRGGKYAVREKKDLPLDNVDHKDQDGSFDYPSDEDNKPLQGSQTSLDGNVKESDDSLVDYGEGGDGQFNEDGSFIGQYTVKKDKEETEGNESSEATSPVNAIYSLA; from the exons ATGTGGACGCAGGAGCGGTGTGCGGCACTGGCAGTGTTGTCAATAATCTTGCTGCTGTCAAAGGTGGTGGCTCCAATCGAAGTCCCACTGGACc CAAAGATCCAGCAAGAGC TCAAACAGCCCCCCACCATTGTGAAGCAGTCACTAAAGGACTACATTGTGGACCCCAGAGATAACATCATCATTGAATGCGAGGCCAAGGGGACTTCATTGCCAAC GTTTCAGTGGCGGAGGAATGGGAAGTTCTTTAACGTGGGGAAGGACCCGCGGGTGACCATGCGGAGTCGCTCCGGAACACTGGAGATCAGAAGCAGCGGGAAACCGGAAGATTATGAAGGAGAGTACCAGTGCTTTGCCTCCAATGACTTTGGCACGGCGATTTCCAACAAAATCCTACTACGAGTGTCAA AGTCTCCACTGTGGCCAAAGGAGGTTCTGGAGCCAGTGGTTGTGCGTGAGGGGGTATCACTCGTCCTGCCCTGCAACCCTCCTCCTGGTCTCCCTCCTCCTGAAACCTTCTGGATGGACAGCT CCATTATGCCCATAAAACAGGACAACAGGGTGTCAATGGGCTTGAACGGTGACTTGTTCTTCTCTAATGTTTTGGCTAAAGATGCCAACACTGACTACAGCTGCAACGCTCGCTTCGAGTTCACACACACCATTCAACAGAAGAACCCCTACACCCTTAAAGTGATAACAA AGGAATGTTATAATGACACGTTTCTGAACTCCACTGATCTGTATGGTG cACGTAATGTACCAGAAACCCAGCCTACCTTTCTGTCTCCAAAGGGCTTGTCCAGCTCCAAGACAGTGCTTCGAGGGGAACAGCTTCTTCTGGAGTGTATAGCAGCTGGAGT CCCATCTCCTGACATTAGTTGGATTAAAAAAGGAGCAGACCTCCCATCTAAAAAAGTCAAGATTGAGAATTTCGGTAAAACGTTACGCCTCCTCAATGTGTCTGAGGAGGACTCTGGTGACTACGTCTGCATGGCCAGTAACAAAATAGGCAGCATTCGCCATTCTGTTGAAGTCCAGGTTAAAG CTGCTCCCTATTGGCTAGATAAGCCCACCAATCTGGTGCTTGCCCCTGAAGAGAATGGACGATTAGTGTGTCGTGCCAGAGGGAACCCTAAACCCACTATCCAATGGCTTATGAATGGGGAACCTATTGAAA GTTCACTGCCCAACCCAAACCGCCAAGTTCTTGGTGACACAATCCTGTTCCATTCAGTCCAGATAGGCAGCACCGCAGTTTACCAATGTAACGCCTCCAATGAACATGGTTATCTATTGGCCAATGCGTTTGTCAACATCCTTG ACATGGCACCACGGATGCTAGGTCCAAAGAACCAGCTGATCAAAGTCATTGAAAACAACAGGACCTTCCTTGACTGCCCTTTCTTTGGCTCACCGTTTCCTTTACTGCGCTG GTTCAAGAATGGCCTAGGCAGTGGTCTGGATGGTGGTCAGTACAAGTTGTACAACAACGGTACTTTGGAGATTAAACAAGCCCGGCCAGAAGACCAAGGCACCTACACTTGTGTTGCCAGTAACATTCTGGGCAAGATGGAGAATCAGGTGCGCCTGGAGGTTAAAG AGCCCACGAGAATAGTGCGGGCACCTGAACATGTCACACAGGCCAAAGGAACCACGGTTCGCTTTGATTGTCGAGTTAAACATGATCCCTCCCTTGCTGCTACGGTCACATGGCTAAAAGATGACAAGCCTCTAAACCTTAACTTGAT CAACCGGTTCAGAAAGGATGATGAGACTTTGACTATTTACAATGTCAATCCAGAAGATGCAGGAACCTACACATGCACTGCCAAAACTGAGATAGATGAGAACTCTGCCTCAGCTCGCCTTATAGTTACAG GTCGACCCGACCCCCCTCAGGATCTTGAGCTCTCTGACCCTTCAGCACGTAGTGTTAGACTCACCTGGGTGCCTGGGAATGAAAACAACAGTCCTGTTACGC ATTTCCTTGTGCAGTTTGAAGAGGACAAGTGGGAGCCGGGGAAGTGGCAGAACCTCTCTATATTTGGTGGCAACCTAAACTCAGTCAACCTGCAACTGTCACCCTTTGTCAACTACCAGTTCAGAGTGATTGCAATCAATGCTGTGGGCCAGAGTCAACCCAGCCTACCCTCTGCCCGCTATCAGACCAGTGGAGCCC CTCCTGATGTTGTGCCGAGTGGTCTTAAAGGCTGGGGAAGCAAGAAGAACAACATGGAGATCACATGGCAG GCACTTAAGAGCACAGAAAGGAATGGGTTAAACCTGCGATACATGGTCTCATGGAGAAGGAAGGACACTGAGGAAGAGTGGAATAACATAACCACAACCAGAACGAAGCACATTATTCATAATACAGACACCTATGTCCCATTTGAGATCAAAATAAAGGCCATCAATGACTTTGGACACAGCCCTGAGTCAAACATAGTCATTGGTTATTCTGGGGAAGACA AACCATCCGCTGCACCAACAGACCTCCGGGTGTCGAAGATCAACAGCACCAAAGTGAATGTACACTGGGTGGCTGTGGACCCCAGCACTGTGAACGGAGAGTTTAAAGAGTACAAG TTGTACTACTGGCGGGAAGCCAGCCTCATTAAGGGCCTGAAAGTGAACAAGACAAAGTTGCATAAAGGCTTCTTCACCACGGCAGAACAGCCCTCTGGCATCCTGACAGACCTTTTTCCATATAGCAAATACAAGATATACATGGTGGTGGCTAACAGAGAATATGAGGGACCACAAAGCAACACTGTGGAGTTCTACACCAAGGAGGGAG AGCCAGGGGCTCCAAAGTACTTTAGGATTCAGAGGCACACAGGTGTGGTTCACCTGAAGTGGGACAAGCCTCTGGAGCCGAACGGTGTCCTGATAGGATACACACTTGAATACCACACAG TGAATGGCACACAGGAGGGAGAGAGGAAGGTCGAGCATTTTCAACCCAACGTGACAGAGTACATCATGAATCTACCTAACCGCTTCACACGGTTCAAGTTCTACCTTGCAGCCCGCACACAGGTCGGAGCAGGAGAAGTGTACGCCGTGGAGTCACCACATTTCACTAATGAAG CCTACAAGGAGCAGGAAGACATTGCTACTCAGGGCTGGTTCATTGGGTTGATGTGTGCAGTCGCTCTATTGGTTCTCATCCTGCTCATCGTTTGTTTCATCAAGAGGAGTCGTGGAGGAAAATATGCAG tgagagaaaagaaagaccTCCCCTTAGATAATGTTGACCATAAAGACCAAGATGGTTCATTTGACTATCC